Proteins encoded within one genomic window of Bradyrhizobium sp. AZCC 1719:
- a CDS encoding DUF6719 family protein, with translation MPGNRNVSYLVIGALIAGVLGYATTALAQTVSREQDIIDLRLGQRVLVDDGSCPTGQIKEVQGSQMTTSGVLRTRKCIPRLGTKKR, from the coding sequence ATGCCCGGCAATCGCAACGTCTCGTACCTCGTCATCGGTGCATTGATCGCAGGCGTGCTCGGCTATGCAACGACGGCCCTCGCTCAGACGGTCTCGCGCGAGCAGGACATTATCGACCTGCGGCTCGGCCAGCGCGTCCTCGTCGACGACGGATCGTGTCCGACGGGACAAATCAAGGAAGTCCAGGGCTCGCAAATGACGACGTCAGGCGTACTCCGCACGCGCAAGTGCATTCCGCGGCTGGGGACCAAAAAGCGCTAG